One region of Triticum aestivum cultivar Chinese Spring chromosome 6B, IWGSC CS RefSeq v2.1, whole genome shotgun sequence genomic DNA includes:
- the LOC123139302 gene encoding flavonoid 3',5'-hydroxylase 1-like, with the protein MESGSATNTTMFQELLVLAILYVLLHYLTRTILRTKRASPLPLPPGPRGYPVVGALPLLGRAPHRALAALARLHGPIMHLTLGRQGVVVASTPDAARLFLRDHGGSFLDRPADDVAPTVLAYGAQDLVFAPYGPRWRRLRRECSLGLLGPQALADWAGARREEVARMVRAMSRRGAGTAVEVPEFLFCAMANMIGQAVVGRRVLDEAGGEEAREFKEMVVELMTTAGLVNLGDFLPAVAWMDLQGLGRRMRRLSARLDRVWSRLLSEHEAGVADNDRQHGRHPDLVDRLIACRGDARAGEDGVTDLNIKALLNNLFTAGTDTSSSTIEWALAEMLANPAILRRAQAKMDAVVGRDRLLEESDVPRLPYLRAICKETFRLHPSTPLSLPRLSTEPCTVQGYHVPEGTRLLVNIWAIGRDPAVWPEPARFDPDRFLTEEGSKVEPLGSHFELIPFGAGRRICAGARMGVTLVHHMLGVLVHAFDWEMPVPEGAGMDMDEEFGLALQKKVPLRAVVRPRLAPAAYQ; encoded by the exons ATGGAGTCGGGAAGTGCTACTAACACCACCATGTTTCAAGAGCTCCTAGTCCTAGCGATCCTCTACGTCCTTCTCCACTACCTCACGCGCACCATCCTCCGGACCAAGCGCgcgtcgccgctgccgctgcctcccGGCCCGAGAGGCTACCCGGTGGTCGGCGCGCTGCCGCTGCTGGGCCGGGCGCCGCACCGGGCGCTCGCCGCTCTGGCCAGGCTGCACGGACCGATCATGCACCTGACCCTCGGCAGGCAGGGCGTCGTGGTGGCCTCCACGCCGGACGCGGCGCGCCTTTTCCTCAGGGACCACGGCGGCAGCTTCCTCGACCGGCCTGCCGACGACGTGGCGCCCACGGTGCTCGCGTACGGCGCCCAGGACCTCGTCTTCGCGCCCTACGGCCCCAGGTGGCGCCGCCTGCGCCGGGAGTGCAGCCTCGGCCTGCTCGGCCCCCAGGcgctcgccgactgggccggcgcGCGCCGCGAGGAGGTCGCCCGCATGGTCCGCGCCATGAGCCGGCGGGGCGCGGGCACGGCGGTGGAGGTGCCGGAGTTCCTGTTCTGCGCGATGGCCAACATGATCGGGCAGGCGGTGGTGGGCCGGCGGGTGCTGGACGAGGCCGGGGGCGAGGAGGCGAGGGAGTTCAAGGAGATGGTGGTTGAGCTGATGACCACTGCCGGCCTGGTGAACCTCGGCGACTTCCTGCCGGCCGTCGCGTGGATGGACCTGCAGGGGCTCGGCCGGAGGATGCGCCGGCTGTCGGCGAGGCTCGACAGGGTCTGGAGCCGGCTGCTGTCCGAACATGAGGCGGGAGTGGCCGACAATGACAGGCAGCACGGCCGCCATCCGGACCTTGTCGACCGGCTGATCGCCTGTCGTGGCGATGCCCGTGCCGGGGAGGACGGCGTTACAGACCTCAACATCAAAGCTCTACTTAAC AACCTGTTCACGGCGGGGACGGACACGTCGTCGAGCACCATCGAGTGGGCGCTGGCGGAGATGCTGGCGAACCCGGCGATCCTCCGACGAGCAcaggcgaagatggacgccgtggtGGGGCGCGACCGCCTCCTCGAGGAATCCGACGTGCCGCGCCTCCCCTACCTCCGCGCCATCTGCAAGGAGACGTTCCGCCTGCACCCGTCGACGCCGCTCAGCCTGCCCCGCCTCTCCACCGAGCCATGCACAGTGCAGGGGTACCACGTCCCGGAGGGCACGAGGCTGCTCGTCAACATCTGGGCCATCGGCCGGGACCCGGCGGTGTGGCCGGAGCCGGCGAGGTTCGACCCCGACAGGTTCCTGACGGAGGAGGGGAGCAAGGTGGAGCCCCTCGGGAGCCACTTCGAGCTCATCCCGTTCGGCGCCGGCAGGAGGATTTGCGCCGGCGCGCGCATGGGGGTGACCCTGGTGCACCACATGTTGGGCGTGCTGGTGCACGCCTTCGACTGGGAGATGCCGGTGCCGGAGGGGGCCGGGATGGACATGGACGAGGAGTTCGGCCTTGCTCTGCAGAAGAAGGTGCCGCTCAGGGCCGTCGTGCGCCCGCGCCTCGCACCCGCCGCGTACCAGTGA